The genomic region GGAGTCCGCCGCGAAAGCAGCCCGGCAAGTCCCATGCCGGAGGCAGTCGGCACCATCCAGGCAAAGAAAGAAGGGGCTACTTCCCGGCCCAGGTATAATTCTATTTCCTCAACTCCGGGCGCACTGACCTCTGCCTGTACCCCGGCAACGAAATCGCCAGTCCTGCCCAGGCCGAGTCGCTCGGTCAGGCCGGGTCTGAAGCCCGTAGCGATAACTGCCGCCCTGGCTTCAAGATAGACCGGACTACTACCGCGAACCGCCTTAATCCTGACCCGGTCGTCGGCAACCTCGATATCCCTTACGAGAGCCCCTACCTCGTAATGAGCGCCCCTTCCCTGAGCCCTGCTAATCATGGAGACATTGAGCGACACTCTATCGACAATGGCAGCCTGAGGTTCCGGCCGCCACAGCTTTAGCGGTTTGCCCGACGGCGAGAACACCCGGGCGCCCTTCACCCATCGCATGATGATGTCTTCCCCGATGGCAAAGGATGTGACGCACTCACGGCCAATAATCCCGGTACAGCAGACGGGTTCCGTCAGGCTGCGCTTGCCTTCCACGACCACCACGTTATGACCCATCGCAGCCAGTCTACCGGCAGTGTGGCTCCCGACCACTCCGGCACCGATTACGGCAACATCGTACAACTATACCCTCCCGGCAAATAAAGGACCTGACTACTAGCTTACCATGATTTACCCGTCCGGGTGAACATGATTCAACGCCAGGACAGTGGAAACTGCGGCCGGTCAGGAGTACATTTCCCAGCCAAATATAGGACTACAAATAGAGTAAGAGCGTATTTGGCCAGGTAGAAGGCGGAATGTAGTGAGGGGAATCGAGAGGGATGTGGCGGTCGTTCCGTTGCGATTAATGCGAACTAGGGCTGAAGTCTGTCGAGTATAATGAGGCCGGGGATAGATAAGAGTATCGCCAGCACCAGCAGTACCAGTACCAGAGCCAGAGCTGATATCTCGCGTTTACCGGAGACCTTAGCTCCTGCCGGGAACGGGTTGGGCTGGCTGTCCGGCTCTGGTTCCGGACGACTGATGACGGAGTCGGCCTGGCGACCGGATTCTTTTTCTAACAGTGCTGATGTTTGTCCCTTCATCCTATCTTAAGTATAAGGACTGATGCACGTCCGAACAATGACGAT from Dehalococcoidales bacterium harbors:
- a CDS encoding NAD(P)/FAD-dependent oxidoreductase, coding for MYDVAVIGAGVVGSHTAGRLAAMGHNVVVVEGKRSLTEPVCCTGIIGRECVTSFAIGEDIIMRWVKGARVFSPSGKPLKLWRPEPQAAIVDRVSLNVSMISRAQGRGAHYEVGALVRDIEVADDRVRIKAVRGSSPVYLEARAAVIATGFRPGLTERLGLGRTGDFVAGVQAEVSAPGVEEIELYLGREVAPSFFAWMVPTASGMGLAGLLSRRTPEVYLRKLLSFLADSGKIASADVEVLHGGISLKPLAKTYGDRLLVVGTAAGQVKPITGGGVYYGLLCANIAAEHLHRALSADNLSARNLAGYQREWKQRLGSELRTGYWARRVYERFSDRQIDRLFDIMESSGILESLLNAKDLSFDWHGGAVSRVISYEVFRKVIGSMKLPARLKDRMPGRE